CAATACGGTGATTGCCGGCTGGCATGGCCGGCGCAAGCGCGGCATCGGCGAAAATTTCTGGCAGTTCCGCCCGTATAGCCAGGGAGAAAGCCTGTCGCGCATCGACTGGCGTCGCTCTGCCCGCGACGATCACACCTATGTCCGCGACCGCGAATGGGAAGCGGCACACACGATCTGGCTCTGGGCCGATCTTTCTCCGTCGATGATGTATAAATCGACACTCGGCGCCGTTTCGAAGGAAAGCCGTGCGCTGGTGCTGATGCTGGCGCTCGCCGAAATCCTTGCCCGCTCCGGCGAACGGATCGGCTGCCCCGGGGTCATGGAGCCGGTATCGGCGCGCAATGCCGCCGAGCGCCTGGCGGCGGCGATCATGCTGAGCCCGCTTGGCGGCGGCCTGCCCGAGACCGGCATGATCCGCGGCGCCAGCGATCTGGTGCTGATCGGCGACTTTCTCGATCCGGCAGACAAGGTGATGGAGCGGCTTGGCCCGCTCGCCCGCAGGGGACTTCGCGGCCATGTCGTCGAAATCGCCGACCCGGCCGAAGAGGTGTTCCCCTATGCGGGCCGCACCGAATTCACCGAT
This DNA window, taken from Sinorhizobium fredii NGR234, encodes the following:
- a CDS encoding DUF58 domain-containing protein, which produces MASIGQTVARTPSGEVLSRAQQRAMLVPDCLVEARRIANTVIAGWHGRRKRGIGENFWQFRPYSQGESLSRIDWRRSARDDHTYVRDREWEAAHTIWLWADLSPSMMYKSTLGAVSKESRALVLMLALAEILARSGERIGCPGVMEPVSARNAAERLAAAIMLSPLGGGLPETGMIRGASDLVLIGDFLDPADKVMERLGPLARRGLRGHVVEIADPAEEVFPYAGRTEFTDPETGEKLTAGRAEILREDYQRAYRARRDSLGSGLRHLGWTFIPHRTDRPASEALVAVHMYLSGMPTRATHGGQL